From a region of the Impatiens glandulifera chromosome 4, dImpGla2.1, whole genome shotgun sequence genome:
- the LOC124934878 gene encoding B3 domain-containing protein Os04g0386900-like: MQVHWLPYPRAGPVQQYRSIKEIMATKDAKKALLATLTVSAEMSSTQPLSGSMIPEIEKEPIIPLLGTPYFQVSITQRNLEPFYSLDVPEKMGPYLPNDNVYVILECLGNKWKIYYNGRNQATTRFIGLKIFAIYNNLKLGDVCLFELMDTSNESSIMFRVQILKEALPEVS; this comes from the exons ATGCAAGTGCATTGGTTGCCTTACCCCAGGGCCGGCCCTGTTCAACAGTATAGATCAATAAAGGAGATCATGGCAACGAAAGACGCTAAGAAGGCGTTGTTGGCTACACTTACAGTGAGTGCTGAGATGTCATCGACCCAACCTTTGTCGGGATCAATGATACCCGAAATAGAGAAGGAGCCAATTATTCCTCTACTAGGAACACCATACTTCCAAGTTAGCATAACTCAACGTAACCTCGAACCGTTTTATTCATTG GATGTTCCTGAGAAAATGGGTCCATATCTTCCCAATGACAATGTGTACGTGATTTTAGAGTGTTTGGGAAATAAGTGGAAAATATACTACAACGGAAGAAATCAGGCGACGACAAGATTCATTGGTTTGAAGATATTTGCCAtctacaataatttaaaattgggaGATGTGTGCTTGTTCGAGCTTATGGATACGAGTAACGAGTCATCTATAATGTTTAGAGTACAGATTCTCAAAGAAGCTCTTCCGGAGGTTTCGTGA